From Diceros bicornis minor isolate mBicDic1 chromosome 16, mDicBic1.mat.cur, whole genome shotgun sequence, one genomic window encodes:
- the MC4R gene encoding melanocortin receptor 4 translates to MNSTHRHGMHTSLHFWNRSTYGLHSNASESLGKGYSDGGCYEQLFVSPEVFVTLGVISLLENILVIVAIAKNKNLHSPMYFFICSLAVADMLVSVSNGSETIVITLLNSTDTDAQSFTVNIDNVIDSVICSSLLASICSLLSIAVDRYFTIFYALQYHNIMTVKRVGIIISCIWAACTVSGILFIIYSDSSAVIICLITMFFTMLALMASLYVHMFLMARLHIKRIAVLPGTGTIRQGANMKGAITLTILIGVFVVCWAPFFLHLIFYISCPQNPYCVCFMSHFNLYLILIMCNSIIDPLIYALRSQELRKTFKEIICCYPLGGLCDLSSRY, encoded by the coding sequence ATGAACTCTACTCATCGCCATGGAATGCACACTTCTCTCCACTTCTGGAACCGCAGCACCTATGGACTGCACAGCAATGCCAGTGAGTCCCTTGGAAAAGGCTACTCTGACGGAGGGTGCTACGAGCAACTTTTTGTCTCTCCTGAGGTGTTTGTGACTCTGGGTGTCATCAGTTTGTTGGAGAATATTCTGGTGATTGTGGCAATAGCCAAGAACAAGAATCTGCATTCGCCCATGTACTTTTTCATCTGTAGCCTGGCTGTGGCTGATATGTTGGTGAGCGTTTCAAACGGATCAGAAACCATTGTCATCACCCTGTTAAACAGTACAGATACGGACGCACAGAGTTTCACAGTGAATATTGATAATGTCATTGACTCAGTGATCTGTAGCTCCTTGCTTGCATCAATTTGCAGCCTGCTTTCAATTGCAGTGGACAggtattttactatattttatgcTCTCCAGTACCATAAcattatgactgttaagcgggtTGGGATCATCATAAGTTGTATCTGGGCGGCTTGCACGGTTTCGggcattttgttcatcatttacTCAGATAGCAGTGCTGTTATCATCTGCCTCATCACCATGTTCTTCACCATGCTGGCTCTCATGGCTTCTCTCTATGTCCACATGTTCCTCATGGCCAGACTTCACATTAAGAGGATCGCTGTCCTCCCAGGCACAGGCACTATCCGCCAAGGTGCCAACATGAAGGGGGCGATAACCTTGACCATATTGATTGGAGTCTTTGTGGTCTGCTGGGCCCCATTCTTCCTCCACTTAATATTCTACATCTCTTGTCCCCAGAATCCATACTGTGTGTGCTTCATGTCTCACTTTAACTTGTATCTCATACTGATCATGTGTAACTCCATCATTGATCCTCTGATATACGCACTCCGGAGCCAAGAACTCAGGAAAACCTTCAAAGAGATCATCTGTTGCTACCCTCTAGGAGGCCTTTGTGATTTGTCCAGCAGATACTAA